GCAGCTGTTCTTGTAGGGCAGATCAGGGATGCAGCATATGACGCCGAGAATGTTATTGAAGCATCGGAGTACATGGTGAAGCGAAACAAGCTCAAGAAGGTTTTCATGGGTGCCATTTCAAGGTATGCTCGTTTACCAACTGATTTGATAGCCCTGCACaaaattggtgttgaaattcaACGGATAAGAAGGAAGATCAGTGAGATATTTGACAGTGCAAACCGTTTAAAAATCGTTGGATTGGGTAATCCTACCACAGACATAGGTCATGCTGATGATGAGTTTCCCCAAGATTATGATATTATGTATCAAAATTTTGAAGATGATGATGTAGTTGGATTTGATAATGAGTACAATGAGATAGTAGAGAAGTTAGTTGAACAGGAGAACGAGCTTAGCGTTGTTTCCATAGTAGCCATGGGTGGTGCGGGGAAAACTACACTTGCTAGAAAAATCTACAATTCAACTAGAATCAGAAATCACTTTGACACAACTGCTTGGGTGACTGTATCTCAAAAGTTCAAAGGCATTGATTTACTTAAAGATATTATGAGACAGATAATGCCCAACAAACTTGAGTCTAGAGAAATTGATCAGATGCAAGAGTTGGAGGTGGGAAAAAAGATCCACGAATTTTTATTGAATAAGAGATATGTTGTAGTGCTTGATGATGTGTGGGCAACAGATACATGGAATCAAATAAATAGAGTGGGTAAAGTCTTTCCAGATGTAAATAATGGCAGTAGAGTATTGTTAACCACTCGAAAGGAAGATGTTGCAAATCATTTTGAAATGTCGACCTACATCCATCCTCTGAAGCTCTTAGATGATGAGAAAAGTTGGGAACTTTTTAGTAGAAAATCTTTACCATCATACAAAAGGTCTTCACTACAAGATGTTAATGAGTTTGAAGAACTAGGGAGAAAGCTTGCTAGAAAATGCAACGGATTGCCTCTTGCACTTGCAGTTCTGGGGGGTTATCTGTCCAAAAATCTAAACATACAAGCATGGTCAGACATATTTAAGAGCTGGATATCAACAAAAAATGGACAGATGATGCGAGACATACTAGCTCGCAGTTACAATGATCTGCGAAATAATTATATGAAGTCTTGCTTCCTTTATATTGCTGTTTTCCCTGAGGATTATTCTATATCTACGGCGGACCTTGTTGAATTATGGACAGCTGAATGTTTTGTTCAGCCTAGAAGAAAATATAAGCCAGAAGAACTAGCATACAAGTACATAAGTGAGCTAGCTCAAAGAAGCCTCGTCCAAGTAGTTGATAGAAGCACAGCTCATGGATCGATTTTAAGAATAAAGATCCATGATATTTTGCGCGATTGGTGCATCGAAGAAGCAACACAAGATGGGTTTTTTTTGTGTCACCGACAAAAATACAGGTCATTGTTCTTCTCCTTGCACTGTAGCTATATATTTTCAGAAAAGAAGTTTTTATGGTCATCAAGGAGGGCAGCACTTATTTTTAGCATTATTTTTTGCATACTAGTACCTGAGTATTGAGGTGTCAGGAGTATCCACAACTTTCATTAAGAAATGTGATACCTCCTGATGTCTCTTTTAAGATACGTAAAAATTATTTTAGGCTCTCTTGTTTCCTCCTTAAGGACTGTAAGATTATTGCtcctttcaaaatatttatcctGCTGACATGCATGTATTGATTTACTTAACACATTTGCAGGTCGAGCTGAAGTATCATCATTTAATACCATGACATTCTATCGGAATTCTTTTCATCACTTCTTTGATGACAAGATACTCCAGGCAACAGCTTATCCACGTACTATACTTGGCTTTAGTGTCCCATCGATGTTCCTAGTGAAGCTGAAGTTTCTGAGAGTTCTTCATGTAGAAAATTCAACGATAAATAATTTCTCCATGGCAATTAGTGAGTGCATTCACCTCAGGCATCTAATATTGAGAAATTGTGAAAGTGTTAGACTCCCACCTTCAATTGGAAAGCTTCTTTACTTGCAAACAATAGATTTCAGGAGAACAATTTTGGAGTCAATTGTACCAGAGTCCCTGTGGAATATCGCCTCTCTAAAGCATGTTTATCTTAGTGGAGGATTTTACCCAACAAGGAATGGCAAACAAAAAGAGCTTCGGACTTTTCATTTGGAAACATCATCGTTCAATTACTTCAGAAGTTCTGCGAGTGCTATTGTGAAATTTTTGGGCCAAATGACTCAACTGGTTACCTTTGTTTTGGACTTCTCTCGCACCGACATACCCGTGGACATGATTAAAATGCTTGCAAACATGCCTGATGCAGTTGAAATTCTTCTTCGTAGATTCGATGTGCTAGATAAACTGCCTGGGAGTACACTCTTCCCTCAATGTCTACGGCAGCTAGATCTTTTTGCTAATGTCATTAAAGAAGACCCGATGCCAATCGTAGAGAAGCTTCCCTGTCTTGTGGTTCTTTCTTTGAGTGGGTATCAAGGCCGGACAACGTCCTGCTCTGCCCAAGGGTTCCCTCGGCTACAGCGCTTGGATCTTTCAATGTTCTACACTGAGGAGTGGATCATTGAAACTGGGGCACTGCCAAGACTCACCCACTTGGTTCTTCATTGGTTTAGGAATATGAGAAAGCTGCCTGATGGATTGGTGCAACTTCCATCCCTCAAGGAACTAGTTCTGAAAGATCCCTTGATTTCTGAAGATGACATCACTTGCAAAGATCTACGAGGGAAAGGATGCAAGGTCAGTAACAACCCCTCTTTCCCAGCCTTCAGTTCTGTACTGTTTTGATTCTGTTGCCATTTTGCATTCTGCACTTATGTGTGTCATGCAATATTTTTTAGTACAAGCAAATAAGCTAGGGGTCATTTTTTCTGTGGGGCCAAAACGGTTTGTGAACCTTGTGTGAAGcaaatcccttttttttttgttgaataatGATCGAACAATTCATGGATTGACATCATTCCttgaagccaaaaaaaaaaaatctcagcatattttttttacagccACTTGCGCCGtgcccagattttttttttcctttttggctTATTGGCAAAAATGAAGTAGCATATTAAGGATGAATATAATCACTACTCTCTGTGATAGATGATCAATTTCGTAACTGGAAGCCCTTCtctcaattttctttttcaggtgACATACACCAGATACATGTTATCGGGAGGGTTTTTTTTAGAGGGTACAACTAAGGACGCACACGAACTCACTCCACACTCGCACAACTCCAAAATTGATCTGGATTTTATTTAAGGGAGGGAGGTTTCTCCCCGTTCCTGCGAGCTATTCTCTGGGCTCCCTGCCTATAAGAAGGTGATATGTCATCGTTTCTGAGGCAGTAATCATGATGTACATACAAGATGAATGTTTATtacaactagaaaaaatgcccgtgcttgCAACGGGTGtagtttattttaatcttattattgttatatggtttagttaagatgaaattcactgtggtagtttgcttggatatatatatttttagaaaattatgagctgcagttaggaggcCGATCGTCtgaagttagcatgcgagtttttttaaacaaatttcttatatgattccttctgtattatcaaaagtgaacgatcttaaaaaccgagtcaaatacggatatgtattttcaaaagcaaacgaacttaaaaaccgactcatacatggatgacgtaccaaaatgcCGGtgaaaacatctttaatttttataatagtagagatagagatattgACTCTCAATCTGTAGTATCCGGTGTGTTGAAATGAGGGCTTTCCATTATATTTGTTTGCTTGGATGTAAGAATAATAAAACTGTAACTCCTGGTGACTATGCAGCAGGACAATTAATATGCACATATGATTTATCCGTatttgtacatgttttatatttcGATGAATCTGTGTGAAATTATCCGTTCTAGTTTGATGATGCCCTGAGCCATTGGCTTCACCTGTGTTCTCGTCATCCGATCGACCTCACTGAATCAGAAATATAGCCATGGGTTCTTTAACTAGTGTTTGTCATGTTAGTCTGATGATTTTAGTCAGGAGATGTTGTATTTCAAAATTACTTTTAACCTTCCGGGTTGATTATAAGAGAGGCTTCGGTTTTGCCCTATTTCGAATTGGACATGAGCAAAGTATAGAGAATCTAAAGTTACAGAGTCAACATTGTTAGATTTTTGACGGAAGCCAAGAACACAAGGAATTATCCTTCAGACAGAACCAATAAACACAACTACCTAACACTGAATCTCCCCGACTACGACAACAACAAAAATCACACGACGCCCCTGCAGAAATATTTACGTCAGTGTTCTCTGAAGAAACCCTCAGATTTGCATGTTCAGAACTCTTTGTTGATGGACCACAATAGCAGTTAACCACAAAAACAGAATGAACAGAGTTACGAAGTAAGAGtagattaggtttttttttatatagaaccTGCCCATCCAAGTTTAAGTATGGctgattaggtttttttttttatggaacctGCCCATCCAAGTTTATgtatggctaattatttttttaatagtagGCAACGTAGCTATTGCAACAAGACGTATATGATGACTTTGTCAATCCTGAGATATACCGGCTCAATCTTCGTAGGTTCTCATGGAGGCAGGTTTATACACGCTTGCACTTGTAGAGGTGAGTATGCGTGTCAGCGAGTGTATATATGAATGCTTGCGTCTGATATTGTGTTTGGGAAAAAATGAACAGATTTGAAAGTCGTCAATGGACATTGCTAGAGCCTTCTATGCAAGTAATAATCAATGGAGGAGGCAGGGCGAGGCAAGCTAGTGCTTTGGCCTCCGCCGTGATTTGATAATTTCAATGTTAATATATTATTGTAGCATAAGTGAGAATCCTAGATGTCCAACTATTCAGGCTCAATTCATGAACTAGTTCCAAGGCATCAGTGATTGAAATTTCGTTTCTAAATTTGCTCCCCACCCCGTAAGCACGAATCTCGTCCGAaattttccctttcttttttttccatttttttgtgaatttggtcaaagtttatttaaatttcgtgcaaaattcctcaaattttcaaataatttcagccAAGAAATTTCAGGAATTTCAGTTCTTTCGGGCCACCCCAGCAAAAAACCTAATTCCAAGATTGCAAACCCTGCATGGCATTGCTTCTGCCGACCTCGACAGTGTATCTCCACCCACTGACTACCGGTGAACTGCGAATAAGAAATCGAATACAATCCGAGCGAGATGAGTTCAAATCTTGGAACATACATGATCAATTTGTAGACATGCCATACATATGGTGTGATTGTGAGACGTTGTACCAACAGAGCTCGGTGGTTGTCGTAGTCTTGTTCACGATGCCTCCTAGACCTAGCTACCATGTGTTGAGTAAGGTAAGGATGTAAAATTTTCAGAAGGATTTCAATTCTCAGCTACCGTAAATTTGTGATCGATCAAAGCTTCTACTTGTTGCTAATTGAGAGAGTGAGTTCATGAGAATAATAGAAGTACgcgtgtactccctccgtcacatgatataagagattttgagtgtATTTGATacatcctaatacaatgaatctggacagacggtggatattatgggacagagggagtatatgcttaTTGGATTTATAAAGACGTGGGTGTGATGAGCTCATATAATTTAAACTGAGCAAAATTTCATATTTCCTGTTTTCTCAACAAAATTTTGCATTCCTGGCCATCACCCCTATCCTTACAAGGGATAATCTTACAAATGAGAAGGTGGTGTTTTTCTCTAATTCTTCTCCATTTCCAACTTTTTAGTAGAAGAATCAAGAGTTTAACAGAAAATGTTTGATATCCATCAGCCTAGACAAAAATTGAGAATAATGCCTGACTCTAGGCAATTTCCAGACTAAGAACCTATCTCAGGCATTTGTCTGTCAGGAAATTTTGCAATGCACTGACACTGCCAATCTGTCGTAACAATTTTCACAGCGGCCAGGGAAATGTTCATTGCCTACATTTCACTTTCACAAACGATCTGACTGAACCGTACTTTGTGATGCCGTGCTCCTTTTGCCAGAGTAATCTAGAGCACTAGACTAGgagaaatttatttattttcctaaCCCTTCAGAAATGCTGGAAACCTTGAGAGGATTTGGTCGATGTAGGTGTATTCCTGATGCTACCT
The nucleotide sequence above comes from Oryza glaberrima chromosome 11, OglaRS2, whole genome shotgun sequence. Encoded proteins:
- the LOC127754767 gene encoding LOW QUALITY PROTEIN: putative disease resistance protein At1g50180 (The sequence of the model RefSeq protein was modified relative to this genomic sequence to represent the inferred CDS: deleted 1 base in 1 codon); the encoded protein is MAESAVSAAVGSISNLAVQETSLLCGVMDEVGFLKAELERLHGFLEDAKHKRRSGDASAAVLVGQIRDAAYDAENVIEASEYMVKRNKLKKVFMGAISRYARLPTDLIALHKIGVEIQRIRRKISEIFDSANRLKIVGLGNPTTDIGHADDEFPQDYDIMYQNFEDDDVVGFDNEYNEIVEKLVEQENELSVVSIVAMGGAGKTTLARKIYNSTRIRNHFDTTAWVTVSQKFKGIDLLKDIMRQIMPNKLESREIDQMQELEVGKKIHEFLLNKRYVVVLDDVWATDTWNQINRVGKVFPDVNNGSRVLLTTRKEDVANHFEMSTYIHPLKLLDDEKSWELFSRKSLPSYKRSSLQDVNEFEELGRKLARKCNGLPLALAVLGGYLSKNLNIQAWSDIFKSWISTKNGQMMRDILARSYNDLRNNYMKSCFLYIAVFPEDYSISTADLVELWTAECFVQPRRKYKPEELAYKYISELAQRSLVQVVDRSTAHGSILRIKIHDILRDWCIEEATQDGFFLVTDKNTGRAEVSSFNTMTFYRNSFHHFFDDKILQATAYPRTILGFSVPSMFLVKLKFLRVLHVENSTINNFSMAISECIHLRHLILRNCESVRLPPSIGKLLYLQTIDFRRTILESIVPESLWNIASLKHVYLSGGFYPTRNGKQKELRTFHLETSSFNYFRSSASAIVKFLGQMTQLVTFVLDFSRTDIPVDMIKMLANMPDAVEILLRRFDVLDKLPGSTLFPQCLRQLDLFANVIKEDPMPIVEKLPCLVVLSLSGYQGRTTSCSAQGFPRLQRLDLSMFYTEEWIIETGALPRLTHLVLHWFRNMRKLPDGLVQLPSLKELVLKDPLISEDDITCKDLRGKGCKVTYTRYMLSGGFFLEGTTKDAHELTPHSHNSKIDLDFI